The Oceanicaulis sp. nucleotide sequence GGCGGCGCCGCAGGCGGATCGGCCATGAGATAGCGCAGCGAGACGGCCGCCACGGCGAAGGCGAAGACCGCGAGGACGCCGAGACCGATCCGGCTCGGCCAGCTGAGTGTGGGGACTGCCATGAGGGTCGCTCCGTCTTTGTCGTGACAGATCGATCGCGCCGATCGCGGCGTGCGCCCAGACCCGCCTTCGCCAGCGGCGCCGCGCCTTCGTGAGCGTCCTGCCGAGCGACGTTCGCGACGCGCGAGCGTCACGGGTTTGACCGGCGGGCCAGGGTCGGGAATAGACTCGTCTCATGTCTGACGCCGGCGCTTCATCCGATCGGCCGGGACGCGCGGCGTCCTGGCGCGGCGAGCTCGCCGCCGACCTGGCGGTGATGGCCGCCGCCGGCGCGTTTTTCGCTGCGATCGGCCCGTTCGACACCGACACCGCGCCTGCTGCGGCGCGCGCGCTCTACTGGATGGGCGTCATGCTGGCCGGCGGGCTCGTGGTGTTCGGCGCGGAGCGGATCGTGCGCGCACTGGCTCCGGCGGCCCCGGACTGGGCGGTGGCGGCGCTGACCGCGCTGGCCGCGACGCCCGTGCAGACCGGAGTGGTCGTGGCCGCAGGGGCGCTCGTCTTCGGCTATACGCCGCGCTGGGCGATCTATGTCGAACTTCTGCCTGCGGTGCTGGTGGTGACCCTCGCCGCAGTCGGCACGCTCGCGCTCGCCCGGCTGGCGCGGCGGCGTTCCGGCGAGGCCGCTTGGAACGGGACGCCGCCTGAGGAAGCGCCGGGGGATGACATGCTTCCGCCCGCTGCAATCGCGACGCGCCTTCCCGCCAGGCTGCGCGGTTCGCCGCTGATCGCGCTTCAGGCCGAGGATCATTATGTGCGCGTGCACACCGAAGCGGGTTCAGACCTCGTCCTGATGCGCTTCGCGGATGCTCTTGAGGCGGTCGAGGCAGGCGCGGCCGGTCACAGGCTGCACCGGTCCTGGTGGGCGCGCGCCGACGCGATCGAGGCGGCGTCCTACCGCAGGGGCACGGGACAGGCGCAGCTGAAAGCCGGCCTCACCGCTCCCGTCAGCCGGACCTATGCGCCGGCGTTGAGGCGGGCGGGACTGCTTTAGGCCCGGCCGGGAAAAGATGGCGCACCCGAAAGGATTCGAACCTTTGACCTCTGCCTTCGGAGGGCAGCGCTCTATCCAGCTGAGCTACGGGTGCGTCTGACGCCCTCTTAACCCGGCCTCGCGCCCGGTTCAATCGCCCCGCGCAATCCCCGGGCGCCGCAGACCGCCTGGCGGCTCGACGCGGGGCCGCCGGCATGCGTTAGTCCCCGCACATGGAAAACTCCGATCTCGTCCTTCTGGCCGCCTCGGGCCTGGTGCTGCTCGCCGTCGCTGGCGCGGCGGCGACGAGCCGGGCGGGCGCGCCGCTTTTGCTGGTGTTCCTGAGCCTGGGGATGCTGGCGGGCGTGGAGGGTCCGGGCGGGTTCGATTTTCACGCCATGGACACCGCCTATCTGCTGGGC carries:
- a CDS encoding LytTR family transcriptional regulator DNA-binding domain-containing protein; amino-acid sequence: MSDAGASSDRPGRAASWRGELAADLAVMAAAGAFFAAIGPFDTDTAPAAARALYWMGVMLAGGLVVFGAERIVRALAPAAPDWAVAALTALAATPVQTGVVVAAGALVFGYTPRWAIYVELLPAVLVVTLAAVGTLALARLARRRSGEAAWNGTPPEEAPGDDMLPPAAIATRLPARLRGSPLIALQAEDHYVRVHTEAGSDLVLMRFADALEAVEAGAAGHRLHRSWWARADAIEAASYRRGTGQAQLKAGLTAPVSRTYAPALRRAGLL